A genomic window from Nerophis ophidion isolate RoL-2023_Sa linkage group LG22, RoL_Noph_v1.0, whole genome shotgun sequence includes:
- the foxf2b gene encoding forkhead box protein F2: protein MTSPHQRSSPVSGVLLNSPAAADSSSAAAAAAKGKKPNSGLRRPEKPPYSYIALIVMAIQSSPTKRLTLSEIYQFLQARFPFFRGSYQGWKNSVRHNLSLNECFIKLPKGLGRPGKGHYWTIDPGSEFMFEEGSFRRRPRGFRRKCQALKPMYRMINGVGFGASILPPSFDFQSPSCHGNGYNLDVMAGGYDGHHVPHMSPSPGSTYMAREYEPDSSSSPVPSSPAIGSALDGHSPYASAPAHWTTSGGSPYVKQQPLTSSSPASSSLYSGMSPYSLEQTYFTQNPRESHANDISVGIPRYQSHCDRKDFVFNINGVSSFHPTTGGSYYHHHHHHQPQSVCQDIKLCVM, encoded by the exons ATGACGTCTCCTCACCAGAGATCCAGCCCGGTGTCCGGCGTTCTGCTGAACTCCCCGGCCGCCGCAGACAGCtcgtccgccgccgccgccgccgcgaaAGGAAAAAAGCCAAACTCCGGGTTACGGCGGCCGGAAAAGCCTCCTTACTCCTACATTGCTCTGATAGTGATGGCGATACAAAGCTCCCCCACTAAACGACTGACACTAAGCGAAATATATCAGTTCCTCCAGGCCCGTTTCCCGTTCTTTAGAGGCTCGTATCAAGGCTGGAAAAATTCCGTCCGCCACAACCTCTCCCTCAACGAGTGTTTCATCAAGCTCCCCAAAGGACTCGGCCGACCCGGGAAAGGCCACTACTGGACCATCGACCCCGGGAGCGAGTTCATGTTCGAAGAGGGCTCCTTCCGGCGCAGACCGAGAGGCTTCAGAAGAAAATGTCAAGCCTTAAAGCCCATGTACCGAATGATCAACGGCGTCGGATTCGGCGCCTCGATCCTGCCGCCGAGTTTTGACTTCCAGTCTCCGTCCTGCCACGGCAACGGCTACAACTTGGACGTGATGGCGGGAGGCTACGACGGTCATCACGTCCCCCACATGTCTCCCAGCCCGGGGTCCACGTACATGGCGAGGGAGTACGAACCGGACAGCAGCAGCAGTCCCGTACCGTCGTCCCCGGCCATCGGCAGCGCTCTGGACGGCCACTCCCCGTACGCGAGTGCGCCCGCTCATTGGACCACCTCCGGCGGGTCTCCCTACGTCAAACAGCAGCCTTTAACCTCCAGCAGCCCCGCGTCATCTTCTCTGTACTCCGGCATGTCACCTTACTCCCTGGAGCAGACCTACTTCACCCAGAACCCCAGGGAGAGCCACGCGAACGACATATCAG TGGGGATTCCACGCTACCAGAGCCACTGCGACAGGAAAGATTTTGTGTTCAACATCAATGGGGTGTCGTCCTTCCACCCCACGACTGGCGGCTCCTAttatcaccatcaccaccatcatCAACCTCAGAGCGTGTGTCAGGACATCAAGCTGTGTGTCATGTGA